Proteins encoded within one genomic window of Bacillus thuringiensis:
- a CDS encoding YpuI family protein, with product MSNLMVENQTEQVSIFLEDVITLITNYVNYHTLPSLLEETPTGNEQYYKGLLASIRRLLVFCEEGHDACFVLLNSQPFRKTAAEKILYKIYHQVIAEFFSPKSDHWYENSRSAYTGKNSIVFQQTPPVSIEQVMKNLEGKFQLMREELEYYETDYQTKMLHKY from the coding sequence ATGTCTAATCTGATGGTTGAAAATCAAACAGAACAAGTTTCTATATTTTTAGAAGATGTTATTACTTTGATAACCAATTATGTAAATTATCATACGTTGCCTTCTTTATTAGAAGAGACACCGACAGGGAACGAGCAATATTATAAAGGGTTATTAGCATCAATAAGGCGTCTTCTCGTTTTTTGTGAAGAAGGACATGATGCATGTTTTGTTTTGTTGAATAGCCAGCCATTTCGAAAAACAGCAGCTGAAAAAATTTTATATAAAATTTATCATCAAGTAATTGCAGAGTTTTTTTCACCAAAGAGTGATCATTGGTATGAAAATAGTCGCTCTGCCTATACAGGGAAAAATTCCATCGTGTTTCAACAAACGCCACCTGTATCTATAGAGCAAGTAATGAAGAATTTAGAAGGTAAATTTCAATTGATGCGTGAAGAACTAGAATATTATGAGACGGATTACCAAACAAAGATGTTACACAAATATTAA
- a CDS encoding superoxide dismutase, with protein MSQQGVFTDYFHEVESWCESVLHVLDSRAMEVYDVHMLAYKIQTLLDRMKEHEYDTDAEFMYEISDDVEHIQHHLQEVFVQGEEEYELYERGDSERAVPIGGHTLPPLPYPYNALEPYISREIMMLHHDKHHRSYVEGLNKAEKMMEEARKTNQFDLIKHWEREAAFHGSGHYLHTIFWNNMKKGGGGSPRGALSHRIEQDFGSFLRFQKHFTEAASKVEGSGWAILVWVPRSGRLEILQSTLHQLFTQWDTIPLLVLDVWEHAYYLQYQNRKDEYIKNWWHVVNWPDVEKRFESAKQIEWTPY; from the coding sequence ATGAGTCAACAAGGTGTATTTACAGATTACTTTCATGAAGTAGAAAGCTGGTGTGAAAGTGTTCTTCACGTATTAGATAGCCGTGCGATGGAAGTGTATGATGTCCATATGCTTGCTTATAAAATTCAAACGTTATTAGACCGTATGAAAGAGCATGAGTATGATACAGATGCAGAGTTTATGTATGAAATAAGTGATGATGTAGAACATATTCAGCATCATTTGCAGGAAGTATTTGTACAGGGAGAAGAGGAATATGAATTATATGAAAGAGGGGATAGTGAACGAGCTGTTCCAATTGGAGGGCATACACTCCCACCATTACCATATCCGTATAATGCGTTAGAACCGTATATATCTAGAGAAATTATGATGTTACACCATGATAAACATCATCGCAGTTACGTGGAAGGATTAAATAAGGCAGAGAAGATGATGGAAGAAGCGAGAAAAACAAATCAATTTGATTTAATTAAGCATTGGGAAAGAGAAGCGGCCTTTCATGGATCAGGTCATTACTTACACACGATATTTTGGAATAACATGAAAAAAGGTGGCGGCGGAAGTCCAAGAGGGGCTCTTTCACACCGGATTGAACAAGATTTTGGAAGTTTCTTGCGCTTTCAAAAACATTTCACAGAAGCAGCCTCTAAAGTGGAAGGTTCAGGATGGGCGATTCTCGTTTGGGTGCCACGATCGGGAAGATTAGAAATTTTGCAGAGTACACTTCATCAATTATTTACACAATGGGATACGATACCGCTCCTTGTACTAGACGTGTGGGAACATGCGTATTATTTACAATACCAAAATCGTAAAGATGAATATATAAAAAACTGGTGGCATGTTGTAAATTGGCCTGATGTAGAAAAAAGATTTGAAAGTGCAAAACAAATTGAATGGACACCGTATTAG
- the dacB gene encoding D-alanyl-D-alanine carboxypeptidase DacB encodes MRRICVIITLLIMYASVMPIPTYAKMNSNVSARNAVLMEQHSGRVLYGKAEHEPQKIASITKIMTALLAAESGKMKEMVPVSNEAVRVEGSAIYLKPGQKVKLEDLVYGLMLRSGNDAAQVIAENVGGSIEGFVYLMNEKAKQIGMKDTHFSNPHGLDGDGSHYSSAYDMALLTKYAMRNETFKKIFGTKTYKSDSWDYPWKNKHKLVTSYYEFATGGKTGFTKKAGRTLVTTASKDGLDLIVVTLSASSDWDDHMNLFDKGFKRFKQTNVVGQGALAEITEKKYANHVYTKNSFAVPLTEQERKDVVVKVELDKSAKLKDGVKVGKTEIYVGNEKVGERNLFYSKRKLVATTGMYWNNVKEIFSHMIGVGSDG; translated from the coding sequence ATGAGACGAATTTGTGTAATCATTACGCTTCTTATTATGTATGCAAGCGTTATGCCAATTCCTACATATGCAAAGATGAACAGCAATGTCAGTGCTCGTAATGCTGTATTAATGGAGCAACATTCTGGACGTGTATTATACGGAAAAGCAGAACATGAGCCGCAAAAAATTGCTAGTATAACAAAAATTATGACTGCCTTGTTAGCTGCTGAATCAGGAAAAATGAAAGAAATGGTCCCGGTTAGCAATGAAGCAGTGAGAGTAGAAGGATCAGCAATTTATTTGAAGCCTGGACAGAAAGTAAAGTTAGAGGATTTAGTATACGGACTCATGCTTAGATCTGGTAATGATGCAGCACAAGTAATTGCTGAAAATGTAGGAGGGAGTATAGAAGGGTTTGTATATTTAATGAATGAAAAGGCGAAACAAATTGGAATGAAAGATACTCACTTTTCAAACCCACATGGTTTGGATGGAGATGGATCCCATTATTCATCGGCCTATGATATGGCACTTTTAACGAAGTATGCAATGAGGAACGAAACCTTTAAGAAGATTTTTGGGACAAAAACGTATAAATCAGATTCGTGGGATTATCCGTGGAAAAACAAACATAAACTTGTGACGTCTTATTATGAATTTGCAACAGGAGGAAAAACAGGCTTTACGAAGAAAGCAGGACGGACGCTTGTTACAACAGCATCAAAAGATGGACTAGATCTAATTGTTGTAACTTTGAGCGCTTCTAGCGATTGGGATGATCATATGAATTTATTTGATAAAGGTTTTAAACGTTTCAAGCAAACGAACGTTGTAGGACAAGGAGCGCTTGCTGAAATAACTGAAAAGAAATATGCCAATCATGTTTATACGAAAAATAGTTTTGCGGTGCCATTAACTGAGCAAGAAAGAAAGGATGTCGTAGTAAAAGTTGAACTCGATAAAAGTGCAAAACTTAAAGATGGCGTAAAGGTTGGGAAGACAGAAATTTATGTTGGCAATGAGAAAGTTGGAGAACGGAATTTATTTTATAGTAAACGAAAATTAGTAGCTACAACGGGAATGTACTGGAATAATGTGAAAGAAATCTTTTCTCATATGATAGGTGTTGGGAGCGATGGTTAA